In Uranotaenia lowii strain MFRU-FL chromosome 2, ASM2978415v1, whole genome shotgun sequence, one genomic interval encodes:
- the LOC129745627 gene encoding glucose-6-phosphate isomerase-like yields MDGGMHKILLANYLAQTEALMMGKTEQQARAELEKSGLSGGKLEQLLPHKVFTGNRPTNSILVKKITPFVLGALIAMYEHKIFTQGVIWDVNSFDQWGVELGKALAKAIEVDLADPNKTTSHDSSTNGLINFIKTHWE; encoded by the coding sequence ATGGACGGTGGCATGCACAAGATCCTGTTGGCCAACTATCTTGCCCAGACGGAGGCTCTCATGATGGGCAAAACCGAGCAGCAGGCGCGTGCCGAGCTGGAAAAATCCGGCTTGTCCGGAGGCAAGCTGGAACAGTTGCTACCTCACAAGGTGTTCACCGGAAACCGCCCGACCAACTCGATCCTGGTCAAGAAAATTACCCCATTCGTGCTGGGCGCGCTGATTGCCATGTACGAGCACAAAATCTTCACCCAGGGCGTCATCTGGGACGTCAACTCGTTCGATCAGTGGGGCGTTGAGTTGGGCAAAGCCCTGGCCAAGGCCATCGAGGTCGATCTGGCCGATCCCAACAAAACTACCTCACACGATTCCTCTACGAATGGCCTGATCAACTTTATCAAAACACACTGGGAATAA